One part of the Girardinichthys multiradiatus isolate DD_20200921_A chromosome 10, DD_fGirMul_XY1, whole genome shotgun sequence genome encodes these proteins:
- the si:dkey-191m6.4 gene encoding rho GTPase-activating protein 22 isoform X1 — protein sequence MTTMLSPKIRQTRRARSKSMVMGEVSRGSCQPGSPNLQEGALKAGWLKKQRSIMKNWQLRWFVLRSDHLYFYKDEEETKPQGFIPLQGCQVNELTANPDEPGRHLFEIVPGGIGEKDRAPINHESFLLMANSQTDMDEWVKAIRRVIWAPFGGGIFGQRLEDTVLFERKFGPRLAPLLVEQCVDFIRERGLDEEGLFRMPGQANLVKELQEAFDCGEKPLFDSNTDVHTVASLLKLYLRELPEPVIPFSKYEDFLTCAQLLAKDEEEGIQELGNQVNTLPVPNYNLLKYICKFLDQVQSHCNENKMSVQNLATVFGPNILRTKMEDPVTLMEGTSLVQHLMTVLIREHHRLYSGRYQEGPVLPQTQLPDPGSGVGHQLQHCSLGAWISEEDLQSGPAFNNDQELHSSASSLDAKLCTAVTPTQTPNPNPGPKTGPLTGKGDPVVSPSKQAKTLPSWKYSFKSSSTPRSQPLTKQTTTSGTVADTSASSGGGGGNWLINGLSSLRGHRRTSSGERSARDRDSTGSSQRLSTYDNVTSSSSTGSVLSVSSTPWSSSSCDISVPDSGGEPSMQQNFGGGVDGDQKVEWTESQKEAEREKEGGMTEPSLKQDSCEAIEFCSSSAACSESENIPVVEGVASIILTEDGDGTNLTLNSLVEGLTEDLRKQRSTYEARIQKLEESSTALCAQVERLEQEMEQEKKKQRMLEIKLRNSDRAREDAENRNRLLEKEMEDFFSTLDDLALGSRTSDI from the exons CCAGGTCAAAGAGCATGGTGATGGGTGAGGTGTCACGAGGCTCATGCCAGCCAGGCTCCCCCAACCTCCAGGAGGGGGCGCTGAAGGCTGGATGGCTGAAAAAGCAACGCAGTATCATGAAGAACTGGCAGCTACGCTGGTTTGTGCTCCGCTCAGATCATCTCTACTTCTACAAAGATGAAGAAGAAACCAAACCACAG gGCTTTATACCCCTGCAGGGATGTCAGGTTAACGAACTCACTGCCAACCCAGATGAACCAGGCAGACACCTCTTTGAGATCGTGCCAG GTGGAATAGGAGAGAAGGACCGTGCCCCCATAAACCATGAATCCTTCCTGCTCATGGCAAACTCGCAGACGGACATGGATGAGTGGGTCAAGGCCATACGGCGGGTTATCTGGGCGCCGTttggaggag GAATTTTTGGCCAGCGTCTCGAGGATACAGTGCTGTTTGAGAGGAAGTTTGGCCCTCGGCTGGCACCGCTGCTGGTGGAGCAGTGTGTGGACTTCATCAGAGAGAGGGGCCTGGATGAGGAGGGTCTTTTTCGAATGCCGGGTCAGGCTAACCTTGTCAAAGAGCTTCAGGAGGCTTTTGACTGTGGAGAAAAGCCTCTGTTTGATAG TAACACAGACGTCCACACAGTGGCATCCTTGTTGAAGTTGTACCTGAGAGAACTGCCTGAACCAGTCATCCCCTTCTCCAAATATGAGGACTTTCTAACCTGTGCACAGCTTTTGGCCAAAGACGAGGAGGAG GGGATCCAGGAGCTAGGGAACCAAGTTAACACTCTACCTGTGCCTAACTACAATCTCCTCAAGTACATATgcaa atttctGGATCAGGTTCAGTCCCACTGCAACGAGAACAAGATGAGCGTCCAGAACCTTGCCACAGTATTTGGGCCAAATATCCTTCGAACCAAGATGGAGGACCCAGTAACTCTCATGGAAG GAACTTCTCTGGTCCAGCACCTAATGACAGTCCTCATTAGGGAACACCATCGGTTATACTCAGGGAGGTACCAGGAGGGACCTGTTTTGCCCCAAACTCAGTTACCTGACCCAGGCAGCGGTGTTGGACATCAGCTCCAACACTGCAGCCTTGGAGCCTGGATCTCTGAGGAAGACCTACAGAGTGGTCCAGCTTTCAACAATGACCAAGAACTGCACAGCAGTGCCTCATCTCTGGATGCCAAACTGTGCACAGCTGTCACCCCCACCCAGACCCCTAACCCAAACCCTGGACCAAAAACGGGGCCTTTAACAGGGAAAGGAGACCCAGTGGTCAGTCCAAGTAAACAAGCCAAGACCTTGCCTTCCTGGAAATACTCTTTCAAAAGTTCTTCAACTCCCCGTTCACAGCCACTGACTAAGCAAACTACCACTAGTGGCACAGTGGCAGATACAAGTGCTTCTTCTGGTGGTGGAGGAGGTAACTGGCTCATCAATGGTTTGTCCTCCCTGAGGGGACACCGTCGCACATCTTCAGGTGAGCGATCTGCCCGAGATCGTGACTCCACCGGGTCCTCCCAGAGACTGTCTACTTACGACAATGTCACCTCATCTTCTAGCACGGGGAGCGTTCTGAGTGTCTCCAGCACACCGTGGTCAAGCTCCTCTTGTGATATCTCTGTGCCAGACTCTGGAGGAGAACCTTCGATGCAGCAGAACTTCGGAGGTGGAGTAGACGGTGATCAGAAGGTGGAGTGGACAGAGAGCCAGAAGGAGGCTGAGCGAGAAAAGGAAGGGGGGATGACAGAGCCGAGCTTGAAACAGGACAGCTGTGAGGCCATAGAGTTTTGCAGCAGCAGTGCTGCATGCAGCGAAAGTGAAAACATACCTGTGGTAGAAGGAGTGGCATCCATTATTTTGACAGAAGATGGAGATGGGACAAACCTGACCCTGAACAGTCTGGTGGAGGGATTGACGGAGGACTTAAGAAAACAGAGGAGCACATACGAGGCCAGGATTCAAAA ATTGGAAGAGTCCAGCACCGCATTGTGTGCCCAGGTCGAGCGTTTAGAACAGGAGATGGagcaagagaagaagaagcagcgcATGCTGGAGATCAAACTCCGGAACTCTGACAGGGCACGGGAAGATGCTGAGAACCGTAACCGTCTTCTAGAGAAGGAGATGGAGGATTTCTTCTCCACACTGGACGATCTGGCTCTGGGCTCAAGAACAAGCGACATTTGA
- the si:dkey-191m6.4 gene encoding rho GTPase-activating protein 22 isoform X2 has translation MGPVCCKPDRLKKQHLQGGIGEKDRAPINHESFLLMANSQTDMDEWVKAIRRVIWAPFGGGIFGQRLEDTVLFERKFGPRLAPLLVEQCVDFIRERGLDEEGLFRMPGQANLVKELQEAFDCGEKPLFDSNTDVHTVASLLKLYLRELPEPVIPFSKYEDFLTCAQLLAKDEEEGIQELGNQVNTLPVPNYNLLKYICKFLDQVQSHCNENKMSVQNLATVFGPNILRTKMEDPVTLMEGTSLVQHLMTVLIREHHRLYSGRYQEGPVLPQTQLPDPGSGVGHQLQHCSLGAWISEEDLQSGPAFNNDQELHSSASSLDAKLCTAVTPTQTPNPNPGPKTGPLTGKGDPVVSPSKQAKTLPSWKYSFKSSSTPRSQPLTKQTTTSGTVADTSASSGGGGGNWLINGLSSLRGHRRTSSGERSARDRDSTGSSQRLSTYDNVTSSSSTGSVLSVSSTPWSSSSCDISVPDSGGEPSMQQNFGGGVDGDQKVEWTESQKEAEREKEGGMTEPSLKQDSCEAIEFCSSSAACSESENIPVVEGVASIILTEDGDGTNLTLNSLVEGLTEDLRKQRSTYEARIQKLEESSTALCAQVERLEQEMEQEKKKQRMLEIKLRNSDRAREDAENRNRLLEKEMEDFFSTLDDLALGSRTSDI, from the exons ATGGGGCCGGTGTGCTGCAAGCCGGACAGACTGAAGAAACAACATCTCCAAG GTGGAATAGGAGAGAAGGACCGTGCCCCCATAAACCATGAATCCTTCCTGCTCATGGCAAACTCGCAGACGGACATGGATGAGTGGGTCAAGGCCATACGGCGGGTTATCTGGGCGCCGTttggaggag GAATTTTTGGCCAGCGTCTCGAGGATACAGTGCTGTTTGAGAGGAAGTTTGGCCCTCGGCTGGCACCGCTGCTGGTGGAGCAGTGTGTGGACTTCATCAGAGAGAGGGGCCTGGATGAGGAGGGTCTTTTTCGAATGCCGGGTCAGGCTAACCTTGTCAAAGAGCTTCAGGAGGCTTTTGACTGTGGAGAAAAGCCTCTGTTTGATAG TAACACAGACGTCCACACAGTGGCATCCTTGTTGAAGTTGTACCTGAGAGAACTGCCTGAACCAGTCATCCCCTTCTCCAAATATGAGGACTTTCTAACCTGTGCACAGCTTTTGGCCAAAGACGAGGAGGAG GGGATCCAGGAGCTAGGGAACCAAGTTAACACTCTACCTGTGCCTAACTACAATCTCCTCAAGTACATATgcaa atttctGGATCAGGTTCAGTCCCACTGCAACGAGAACAAGATGAGCGTCCAGAACCTTGCCACAGTATTTGGGCCAAATATCCTTCGAACCAAGATGGAGGACCCAGTAACTCTCATGGAAG GAACTTCTCTGGTCCAGCACCTAATGACAGTCCTCATTAGGGAACACCATCGGTTATACTCAGGGAGGTACCAGGAGGGACCTGTTTTGCCCCAAACTCAGTTACCTGACCCAGGCAGCGGTGTTGGACATCAGCTCCAACACTGCAGCCTTGGAGCCTGGATCTCTGAGGAAGACCTACAGAGTGGTCCAGCTTTCAACAATGACCAAGAACTGCACAGCAGTGCCTCATCTCTGGATGCCAAACTGTGCACAGCTGTCACCCCCACCCAGACCCCTAACCCAAACCCTGGACCAAAAACGGGGCCTTTAACAGGGAAAGGAGACCCAGTGGTCAGTCCAAGTAAACAAGCCAAGACCTTGCCTTCCTGGAAATACTCTTTCAAAAGTTCTTCAACTCCCCGTTCACAGCCACTGACTAAGCAAACTACCACTAGTGGCACAGTGGCAGATACAAGTGCTTCTTCTGGTGGTGGAGGAGGTAACTGGCTCATCAATGGTTTGTCCTCCCTGAGGGGACACCGTCGCACATCTTCAGGTGAGCGATCTGCCCGAGATCGTGACTCCACCGGGTCCTCCCAGAGACTGTCTACTTACGACAATGTCACCTCATCTTCTAGCACGGGGAGCGTTCTGAGTGTCTCCAGCACACCGTGGTCAAGCTCCTCTTGTGATATCTCTGTGCCAGACTCTGGAGGAGAACCTTCGATGCAGCAGAACTTCGGAGGTGGAGTAGACGGTGATCAGAAGGTGGAGTGGACAGAGAGCCAGAAGGAGGCTGAGCGAGAAAAGGAAGGGGGGATGACAGAGCCGAGCTTGAAACAGGACAGCTGTGAGGCCATAGAGTTTTGCAGCAGCAGTGCTGCATGCAGCGAAAGTGAAAACATACCTGTGGTAGAAGGAGTGGCATCCATTATTTTGACAGAAGATGGAGATGGGACAAACCTGACCCTGAACAGTCTGGTGGAGGGATTGACGGAGGACTTAAGAAAACAGAGGAGCACATACGAGGCCAGGATTCAAAA ATTGGAAGAGTCCAGCACCGCATTGTGTGCCCAGGTCGAGCGTTTAGAACAGGAGATGGagcaagagaagaagaagcagcgcATGCTGGAGATCAAACTCCGGAACTCTGACAGGGCACGGGAAGATGCTGAGAACCGTAACCGTCTTCTAGAGAAGGAGATGGAGGATTTCTTCTCCACACTGGACGATCTGGCTCTGGGCTCAAGAACAAGCGACATTTGA
- the si:dkey-191m6.4 gene encoding rho GTPase-activating protein 22 isoform X3, producing the protein MPDMGWINLVKCSFGMFERRSLLPCGSCMVKYYDYGELPASCDCCSQSNRIFGQRLEDTVLFERKFGPRLAPLLVEQCVDFIRERGLDEEGLFRMPGQANLVKELQEAFDCGEKPLFDSNTDVHTVASLLKLYLRELPEPVIPFSKYEDFLTCAQLLAKDEEEGIQELGNQVNTLPVPNYNLLKYICKFLDQVQSHCNENKMSVQNLATVFGPNILRTKMEDPVTLMEGTSLVQHLMTVLIREHHRLYSGRYQEGPVLPQTQLPDPGSGVGHQLQHCSLGAWISEEDLQSGPAFNNDQELHSSASSLDAKLCTAVTPTQTPNPNPGPKTGPLTGKGDPVVSPSKQAKTLPSWKYSFKSSSTPRSQPLTKQTTTSGTVADTSASSGGGGGNWLINGLSSLRGHRRTSSGERSARDRDSTGSSQRLSTYDNVTSSSSTGSVLSVSSTPWSSSSCDISVPDSGGEPSMQQNFGGGVDGDQKVEWTESQKEAEREKEGGMTEPSLKQDSCEAIEFCSSSAACSESENIPVVEGVASIILTEDGDGTNLTLNSLVEGLTEDLRKQRSTYEARIQKLEESSTALCAQVERLEQEMEQEKKKQRMLEIKLRNSDRAREDAENRNRLLEKEMEDFFSTLDDLALGSRTSDI; encoded by the exons ATGCCAGACATGGGATGGATTAACTTGGTGAAATGCAGTTTTGGGATGTTTGAAAGACGCTCTCTGCTGCCGTGCGGCTCCTGTATGGTGAAGTACTACGATTACGGCGAGCTGCCAGCCAGCTGCGACTGCTGCAGCCAGTCAAACA GAATTTTTGGCCAGCGTCTCGAGGATACAGTGCTGTTTGAGAGGAAGTTTGGCCCTCGGCTGGCACCGCTGCTGGTGGAGCAGTGTGTGGACTTCATCAGAGAGAGGGGCCTGGATGAGGAGGGTCTTTTTCGAATGCCGGGTCAGGCTAACCTTGTCAAAGAGCTTCAGGAGGCTTTTGACTGTGGAGAAAAGCCTCTGTTTGATAG TAACACAGACGTCCACACAGTGGCATCCTTGTTGAAGTTGTACCTGAGAGAACTGCCTGAACCAGTCATCCCCTTCTCCAAATATGAGGACTTTCTAACCTGTGCACAGCTTTTGGCCAAAGACGAGGAGGAG GGGATCCAGGAGCTAGGGAACCAAGTTAACACTCTACCTGTGCCTAACTACAATCTCCTCAAGTACATATgcaa atttctGGATCAGGTTCAGTCCCACTGCAACGAGAACAAGATGAGCGTCCAGAACCTTGCCACAGTATTTGGGCCAAATATCCTTCGAACCAAGATGGAGGACCCAGTAACTCTCATGGAAG GAACTTCTCTGGTCCAGCACCTAATGACAGTCCTCATTAGGGAACACCATCGGTTATACTCAGGGAGGTACCAGGAGGGACCTGTTTTGCCCCAAACTCAGTTACCTGACCCAGGCAGCGGTGTTGGACATCAGCTCCAACACTGCAGCCTTGGAGCCTGGATCTCTGAGGAAGACCTACAGAGTGGTCCAGCTTTCAACAATGACCAAGAACTGCACAGCAGTGCCTCATCTCTGGATGCCAAACTGTGCACAGCTGTCACCCCCACCCAGACCCCTAACCCAAACCCTGGACCAAAAACGGGGCCTTTAACAGGGAAAGGAGACCCAGTGGTCAGTCCAAGTAAACAAGCCAAGACCTTGCCTTCCTGGAAATACTCTTTCAAAAGTTCTTCAACTCCCCGTTCACAGCCACTGACTAAGCAAACTACCACTAGTGGCACAGTGGCAGATACAAGTGCTTCTTCTGGTGGTGGAGGAGGTAACTGGCTCATCAATGGTTTGTCCTCCCTGAGGGGACACCGTCGCACATCTTCAGGTGAGCGATCTGCCCGAGATCGTGACTCCACCGGGTCCTCCCAGAGACTGTCTACTTACGACAATGTCACCTCATCTTCTAGCACGGGGAGCGTTCTGAGTGTCTCCAGCACACCGTGGTCAAGCTCCTCTTGTGATATCTCTGTGCCAGACTCTGGAGGAGAACCTTCGATGCAGCAGAACTTCGGAGGTGGAGTAGACGGTGATCAGAAGGTGGAGTGGACAGAGAGCCAGAAGGAGGCTGAGCGAGAAAAGGAAGGGGGGATGACAGAGCCGAGCTTGAAACAGGACAGCTGTGAGGCCATAGAGTTTTGCAGCAGCAGTGCTGCATGCAGCGAAAGTGAAAACATACCTGTGGTAGAAGGAGTGGCATCCATTATTTTGACAGAAGATGGAGATGGGACAAACCTGACCCTGAACAGTCTGGTGGAGGGATTGACGGAGGACTTAAGAAAACAGAGGAGCACATACGAGGCCAGGATTCAAAA ATTGGAAGAGTCCAGCACCGCATTGTGTGCCCAGGTCGAGCGTTTAGAACAGGAGATGGagcaagagaagaagaagcagcgcATGCTGGAGATCAAACTCCGGAACTCTGACAGGGCACGGGAAGATGCTGAGAACCGTAACCGTCTTCTAGAGAAGGAGATGGAGGATTTCTTCTCCACACTGGACGATCTGGCTCTGGGCTCAAGAACAAGCGACATTTGA